In Bacteroidia bacterium, a genomic segment contains:
- a CDS encoding T9SS type A sorting domain-containing protein, with amino-acid sequence MNDIAGGVPQNVKNHFPPTGIFTYLEAIVDQEEVRIDWGLTDGETPDYFIVERQVGLQPFEVIGGVNYHASRPARMFSFVDMNPVRNTTVTYRIKEVREDDSVIYSDKITIYIPENREYYTYPSAVTDIINLEYALPFLTGYEIRLFDYTGSMLFNKINKQPVDLRIKDKIIVSDLPAGLYFLQVIVGGEVHTRRVIKI; translated from the coding sequence ATGAATGACATTGCGGGGGGGGTACCGCAAAATGTTAAAAATCACTTTCCGCCAACAGGAATTTTTACCTATCTGGAAGCTATTGTAGATCAGGAAGAAGTCCGTATTGATTGGGGGCTGACAGATGGAGAGACGCCTGACTACTTTATTGTAGAAAGGCAGGTCGGCCTGCAGCCATTTGAGGTAATCGGAGGTGTGAACTATCATGCCAGCCGGCCTGCCCGTATGTTCTCCTTTGTTGATATGAATCCAGTTCGTAATACAACGGTAACCTACCGCATTAAGGAAGTCCGTGAAGACGATAGCGTTATATACTCAGATAAAATCACCATCTATATCCCTGAAAACCGCGAATATTATACATATCCCAGTGCGGTAACCGATATTATCAACCTGGAATATGCTCTTCCTTTTCTAACCGGTTATGAGATTCGACTGTTTGACTACACCGGTTCCATGCTGTTTAATAAAATAAATAAGCAACCCGTTGATCTCCGGATCAAAGACAAAATCATTGTCAGTGATCTTCCCGCCGGATTGTACTTCCTCCAGGTAATCGTAGGAGGAGAAGTCCATACCCGACGGGTGATCAAAATTTAA
- a CDS encoding serine hydrolase domain-containing protein, producing the protein MLTKNHLIPLMFLCSVFACRPESVTPGTLNEAVESSVNPYILFGGLSSVSVGVIQKNTAQTFHFGYAFPGKNQSPTDSTIYPIGDLTQIFTATLIADLILEGKVRLNDSLDRHLAVVAPDFEGEKITIGQLVTHTAALGYEIAPGYTDLSPLEQAVLYKNFGRTDFDNFLKNADLPYLPGERYNYSRAGMGILGYVTEEISAQSWPDFLQERITGPLNMADTRNLERMNTRQFERLGEAFSTTQKTLTEYQWGEYRGAASLYATVRDMITFLSAEMDPLSSVSDAFLLTQTPLFELGAGNQVGMGWLIAEKNGSTIYHRSGTVAQSAFLAFDRQKQLGVVILAGTPDEESVKSIGWAVMDFLQSQ; encoded by the coding sequence ATGCTTACCAAAAACCACCTGATCCCGCTGATGTTTCTGTGTTCTGTATTTGCCTGCCGACCTGAATCTGTAACCCCGGGCACACTGAATGAGGCAGTGGAATCATCGGTAAATCCATATATACTTTTTGGCGGTCTCTCATCCGTTTCGGTAGGGGTTATTCAAAAGAATACCGCACAGACCTTTCATTTTGGTTATGCTTTTCCCGGAAAAAACCAAAGCCCCACAGATTCGACGATCTATCCCATTGGCGATCTTACCCAGATTTTTACTGCTACGCTGATTGCAGATCTTATACTGGAGGGGAAAGTCAGATTAAACGACAGCCTGGACCGACATCTGGCAGTAGTTGCACCGGATTTTGAGGGGGAAAAAATTACGATCGGGCAGCTTGTAACCCATACTGCGGCGCTTGGTTATGAAATCGCACCCGGCTATACCGACCTTTCCCCGCTGGAACAGGCAGTTCTGTACAAAAATTTTGGCCGTACAGATTTCGACAACTTTCTAAAAAATGCGGATCTCCCCTATCTCCCCGGAGAAAGATACAATTATTCCAGGGCCGGAATGGGGATTTTAGGGTATGTAACAGAAGAAATTTCCGCTCAAAGCTGGCCCGACTTTTTACAGGAGCGCATCACAGGGCCACTGAATATGGCTGATACGAGAAACCTGGAAAGGATGAATACACGGCAATTTGAAAGACTGGGCGAGGCTTTTTCGACCACACAGAAAACACTCACCGAATATCAATGGGGCGAATACCGGGGCGCGGCTTCACTTTATGCAACCGTTCGCGACATGATAACTTTTCTTTCCGCCGAAATGGATCCGTTGTCCTCCGTTTCAGATGCGTTTTTGTTGACACAGACCCCGCTTTTTGAACTGGGTGCAGGCAATCAGGTGGGCATGGGATGGCTAATTGCCGAGAAAAACGGAAGTACCATTTACCACCGGTCGGGAACCGTGGCGCAGTCGGCATTTCTGGCATTTGACAGACAAAAGCAGCTGGGGGTTGTGATTCTTGCAGGCACACCTGATGAGGAAAGCGTAAAATCCATTGGCTGGGCGGTCATGGATTTTCTTCAATCACAGTAG
- a CDS encoding DUF1080 domain-containing protein, giving the protein MKNHLAVWVTCILLLVACNSSSTTQKESETSAPAENWVSIFNGQDLTGWNIHGTEKWYVEDGLLICESGPDQAYGYLATDKIYKDVEIELEFKQEANGNSGVFFRSSLDGTKISGWQVEVAPPDHDTGGIYESYGRGWLVQIPDEKENILKMGEWNQMRIRVKGDHVTTWLNGQEMVDIHDEKIGEAEGVIALQIHDGGGIKVRWRNLRVMEI; this is encoded by the coding sequence ATGAAAAATCACCTGGCTGTCTGGGTTACATGCATTTTACTGCTTGTCGCCTGCAATTCCTCTTCTACTACGCAAAAAGAATCTGAAACTTCTGCGCCTGCCGAGAATTGGGTGTCTATTTTTAATGGACAGGATCTTACCGGATGGAACATCCATGGTACAGAAAAATGGTATGTCGAAGATGGTCTGCTTATATGTGAAAGCGGCCCTGACCAGGCGTATGGGTATCTTGCTACCGATAAAATTTATAAAGATGTAGAAATTGAGCTGGAGTTTAAGCAGGAAGCCAATGGAAACAGCGGGGTATTTTTCCGATCTTCTCTCGATGGTACCAAAATCAGCGGCTGGCAGGTAGAAGTAGCGCCTCCGGATCACGATACGGGAGGAATTTATGAGTCTTATGGCCGTGGGTGGCTGGTTCAGATTCCCGACGAAAAAGAAAATATTCTGAAAATGGGCGAATGGAACCAAATGCGAATCCGGGTGAAAGGCGATCATGTAACTACCTGGCTCAACGGGCAGGAGATGGTGGATATTCACGACGAAAAAATCGGCGAAGCAGAAGGCGTGATTGCGCTTCAGATTCACGATGGTGGCGGCATCAAAGTGCGATGGAGAAACCTTCGCGTAATGGAAATATAA
- a CDS encoding diacylglycerol kinase family lipid kinase — protein MTLSAWYFIVNPQSGGGKCARKWPKIEQILQRMGIDFSVAFTREQGDAIELVKAAVEKGYRRFVAVGGDGTVNEAANGILSQEVVASDQIMLASIPIGSGNDWARMYGLPKNYQRAVQLLQNPQTFLQDAGKITWTNASVPKVRYFNNIAGFLFETFLTEKTLSINKSGFTGQFVYLISLLKYMFQFQASAVTVRGDDFLEQKKLLLVTVGIGRYNGGGMNLVPLSLPDDGLLDITIADDVSAGEILRNILKIYNGKIYTHPKIRHFRSRTLWFEGPPELKIEADGEVLDSVPVKIEILPRALRVVVPLSYQVSQTS, from the coding sequence ATGACATTATCGGCCTGGTATTTTATTGTAAATCCGCAATCTGGCGGAGGTAAATGTGCTCGTAAGTGGCCAAAAATCGAACAGATTTTACAACGCATGGGTATAGATTTCTCTGTGGCTTTTACACGTGAACAGGGGGATGCAATTGAACTGGTAAAAGCAGCTGTGGAAAAGGGTTACCGCAGGTTTGTAGCAGTCGGTGGCGATGGCACAGTAAATGAGGCCGCCAATGGAATCCTGAGCCAGGAGGTTGTGGCAAGTGACCAGATTATGCTGGCTTCTATACCCATCGGAAGCGGCAATGACTGGGCGCGTATGTATGGCCTTCCCAAAAATTACCAGCGGGCAGTTCAACTGCTCCAAAATCCTCAAACCTTTCTTCAGGATGCAGGAAAAATAACCTGGACAAATGCATCCGTCCCAAAAGTGCGATATTTCAATAATATAGCCGGTTTTCTTTTTGAAACTTTTCTCACCGAAAAAACTCTTTCAATTAACAAATCAGGATTTACCGGGCAGTTCGTTTACCTGATCAGCCTCCTGAAATATATGTTTCAGTTTCAGGCTTCAGCAGTAACCGTGAGAGGCGATGATTTTCTCGAACAGAAAAAACTGCTTTTGGTGACGGTGGGTATTGGGAGATATAATGGTGGCGGAATGAACCTCGTTCCTTTGTCCCTGCCAGATGATGGCTTACTCGATATAACCATTGCGGATGATGTGTCTGCGGGTGAAATTCTGAGAAATATTCTGAAAATCTATAACGGGAAAATTTATACTCACCCTAAAATCCGGCATTTCCGCTCCCGGACGCTTTGGTTTGAAGGGCCACCGGAACTTAAAATCGAAGCAGACGGTGAAGTCCTGGATTCGGTTCCGGTGAAGATAGAAATTTTACCCCGGGCACTTCGGGTCGTAGTTCCCCTTTCGTATCAGGTATCGCAAACCTCATAA
- a CDS encoding adenylate/guanylate cyclase domain-containing protein, translating into MDKNFSILYVDDEPQNLISFRATFRREYTIFTASSGEEGLEMLRKNKVHLIITDERMPGMTGVQFLEKTIPEYPECVRIVLTGFTDMEAIISVINNGRIFRYITKPWDENELRMTIENARQLHELQENNKRLVHELKAKVEEQERTLKLFMKYVPESVVEKALSNTTDSIFEGELKEIAVLFCDIRGFTNMSEELSPKEVVAFLNDYYAIMSAVIKRHEGTVNQFVGDEIFAAFGTPISTPNFEQRAVLCALDMMKKLEELNGRYREKMGREIEMGIGINSGEVVAGNLGSEDKISYSVTGDTVNTGKRIETLTKDAPNTILISESIYVKVKSLIQADAWDPIEVKGKREKIQVYQVTGRR; encoded by the coding sequence ATGGACAAAAATTTCTCTATCCTGTATGTAGATGATGAACCCCAGAATCTGATTTCCTTCCGGGCGACATTTCGGCGGGAATATACGATTTTCACAGCTTCCAGTGGAGAGGAAGGGCTGGAGATGCTGCGTAAAAACAAAGTCCATCTCATCATCACTGATGAGCGGATGCCGGGGATGACGGGGGTGCAGTTTCTGGAAAAAACGATTCCAGAGTATCCGGAGTGCGTGAGAATTGTACTTACGGGTTTCACTGACATGGAGGCCATCATTTCTGTGATCAACAACGGGCGTATTTTCCGGTATATAACCAAACCATGGGATGAAAATGAACTGCGGATGACCATCGAAAATGCCCGCCAGTTGCATGAACTTCAGGAAAATAATAAACGGTTGGTACACGAACTCAAGGCAAAGGTGGAGGAACAGGAGCGAACCCTGAAGCTTTTTATGAAATATGTTCCCGAATCCGTTGTGGAAAAAGCACTCAGCAATACGACTGATTCTATTTTTGAAGGCGAGCTGAAAGAAATTGCGGTACTTTTTTGTGATATCCGTGGGTTTACCAACATGAGCGAGGAGCTGTCGCCCAAAGAGGTTGTGGCGTTTCTCAACGATTATTATGCGATCATGTCTGCGGTCATCAAACGCCATGAAGGAACAGTCAATCAGTTTGTGGGAGATGAAATTTTTGCCGCATTCGGAACGCCGATCAGTACGCCCAATTTTGAACAGCGGGCTGTTTTATGCGCCCTCGACATGATGAAAAAGCTGGAGGAATTGAATGGCCGGTACCGGGAAAAAATGGGAAGGGAGATTGAAATGGGAATTGGTATCAACAGTGGGGAGGTAGTAGCCGGAAACCTGGGGTCTGAAGATAAGATTTCTTATTCTGTAACCGGTGATACCGTCAATACCGGCAAACGCATAGAAACCCTTACCAAAGATGCGCCCAACACGATTCTGATAAGTGAAAGTATTTATGTCAAAGTGAAATCGCTGATTCAGGCCGATGCATGGGATCCCATTGAGGTGAAAGGGAAGCGGGAAAAGATTCAGGTCTATCAGGTAACCGGCCGCCGATAG
- a CDS encoding NUDIX domain-containing protein produces the protein MKYCPSCGKPLSIGTRSGKERMVCMDESCGFVHWNNPTPVVCAIVERNGKLILVQSIGWPREWFALVTGFLEADEIPEDAVLREVKEETGLEARIESFVGIYPFFRRNQLLLVYHVIAEAGPVVLDKTELTDYREVPIEEVKPWPAGTGVALRDWLRSRGFEREFIPFP, from the coding sequence ATGAAATACTGTCCATCTTGCGGGAAACCGCTTAGCATTGGTACCCGTTCCGGAAAAGAACGCATGGTTTGCATGGACGAGTCCTGCGGATTTGTCCACTGGAATAACCCCACGCCGGTTGTATGCGCGATTGTCGAGCGAAACGGCAAACTCATTCTGGTGCAAAGTATTGGCTGGCCCAGGGAGTGGTTTGCCCTTGTTACCGGCTTTCTTGAGGCCGATGAAATTCCAGAAGATGCCGTTCTTCGTGAAGTAAAAGAAGAAACTGGCCTGGAAGCCCGAATTGAAAGTTTTGTCGGTATATATCCCTTCTTCCGCCGCAACCAATTGCTCCTGGTTTACCACGTCATTGCAGAAGCGGGGCCGGTTGTGCTAGACAAAACCGAGCTTACCGATTACCGGGAAGTGCCCATCGAAGAGGTCAAACCCTGGCCCGCAGGAACAGGTGTCGCGCTTCGCGACTGGCTCAGAAGCAGAGGATTTGAAAGGGAGTTTATACCTTTTCCGTAA
- a CDS encoding Hsp70 family protein — protein sequence MINFGIDLGTTNSAIAKFEKGQVVVFKNPVGQKDTLPSVVAFRKDKIIVGEKAREYLLKASGEVAGSFKRKMGTTETWYFSSLGAHKTPVELSVFVLRELKNFVHTGETVNAAVITIPASFDTIQSNATKKAGYLAGFEQVVLLQEPIAASLAYANQDETDKFEEGQWLVYDLGGGTFDVALVKIHDGEMKIVDHEGDNFLGGNDFDKDIVEKIVIPWMEENGEFENLSTDLKSASGKYNRLYNSLLLKAEDVKVQLSVAESADIEFETEDDGGKTIAGLVTVTRSMFETLLEPYIQRTVEMMEHIVTRNAVAASDLRFVLMVGGSTYIPYVREKVAEKMGVSVNTKVDPTTAVAVGAAFYAGTRRKQAEKMPLFTSESPVEVEVVMAYQKASQELSEYFTAKFSGKLVDLYYRIVRLDGGYDSGLKPLKVQIQEDLPLVKDNFNQFELKVLDAQNGVVPTNATIIGIAQGRYSVVGQPLPADICLEIDDVENSTTTLEVVFGKNTLLPVKRTLVKQVTRTLAKGSADRITISVVEGPGTVLPAANLPIGFISIPGKELSRDLVRGSDIEITLEMTESRDLKISAYLLMTDQEYADVFTPSERKVNIHRLVEELHALRTKLSDEIREAEEQGNFEAAQQLVDLEYDILDLADKATKMSPDDSTDDKFQIEDQKRKIARKVDEITRDKVIIKIKNEYFETKRYMEFVMEHYSPSEEDTVAYSEIIQAEKNTLATNSSLKIQEFIEKIRRLNWRIRWKSSRYVREFYQDLIYGRYGAFTSQDKAYEIMQRGQDAIKEDNDDKLRICINQLCELLPPSTRKSVNFGGTGIG from the coding sequence ATGATAAATTTTGGAATAGATCTTGGCACGACCAATTCTGCTATCGCCAAATTTGAAAAAGGTCAGGTAGTAGTTTTTAAAAATCCTGTAGGGCAAAAAGACACGCTTCCTTCTGTGGTTGCTTTTCGCAAGGACAAAATAATTGTGGGGGAAAAAGCCCGCGAATACCTGCTGAAAGCCTCCGGAGAGGTGGCGGGTTCCTTTAAGCGGAAAATGGGAACAACGGAGACCTGGTATTTTTCTTCTTTGGGCGCCCATAAAACGCCAGTTGAACTTTCTGTTTTTGTCCTTCGCGAGCTTAAAAATTTTGTTCATACAGGTGAAACCGTAAATGCTGCTGTGATCACAATTCCGGCTTCCTTTGATACGATACAGTCCAATGCGACCAAAAAGGCGGGGTATCTCGCAGGGTTTGAGCAGGTTGTTTTGCTTCAGGAACCGATTGCGGCGAGTCTTGCCTACGCCAATCAGGATGAGACTGACAAATTTGAAGAAGGGCAGTGGCTGGTGTACGATTTGGGTGGAGGCACATTTGATGTTGCATTGGTAAAAATTCATGATGGCGAAATGAAAATCGTGGATCACGAGGGGGATAATTTTCTGGGGGGGAATGATTTTGATAAGGATATTGTTGAAAAAATCGTCATCCCCTGGATGGAGGAAAACGGAGAATTTGAGAATCTTTCCACTGACCTGAAAAGCGCTTCAGGCAAGTACAATCGCCTGTATAATTCGCTGCTTCTCAAAGCGGAGGATGTTAAAGTCCAGCTTTCTGTTGCAGAATCTGCCGATATTGAGTTTGAAACAGAAGATGATGGTGGCAAGACGATAGCGGGTTTGGTGACGGTTACACGCAGTATGTTTGAAACCCTGCTTGAACCATATATTCAGCGTACGGTTGAGATGATGGAGCATATAGTCACCCGAAATGCAGTCGCTGCCAGTGATCTGCGATTTGTGTTGATGGTGGGTGGCTCTACTTATATCCCTTACGTGAGAGAGAAAGTGGCGGAAAAGATGGGTGTTTCTGTCAATACCAAGGTGGACCCTACCACGGCAGTTGCCGTAGGGGCTGCCTTTTATGCAGGTACGCGTCGTAAACAGGCCGAAAAAATGCCTCTTTTTACAAGTGAATCTCCGGTGGAAGTTGAAGTTGTTATGGCTTATCAGAAAGCCTCCCAGGAGTTGTCTGAATATTTTACTGCAAAATTTTCTGGTAAACTTGTGGATTTGTATTACCGCATTGTTCGGTTGGATGGGGGGTATGATTCTGGCCTTAAACCACTAAAAGTTCAGATTCAGGAAGATTTGCCATTGGTAAAGGATAATTTTAATCAGTTTGAACTTAAAGTTCTGGACGCCCAAAATGGGGTTGTTCCTACAAATGCAACCATTATCGGGATTGCTCAGGGACGTTATAGTGTGGTAGGACAACCTTTGCCCGCGGATATTTGTCTGGAAATAGATGATGTGGAAAATAGTACCACAACGCTGGAGGTCGTTTTTGGAAAAAACACCTTGCTGCCCGTTAAAAGAACACTGGTCAAACAGGTAACCCGTACCCTGGCAAAAGGCTCTGCCGACAGGATCACCATCTCCGTCGTCGAAGGGCCGGGAACGGTACTCCCCGCCGCGAATCTTCCGATCGGGTTTATCAGTATTCCTGGAAAAGAACTCTCCCGCGACCTCGTAAGAGGATCAGATATTGAAATCACACTGGAGATGACCGAATCCCGTGATCTGAAAATCAGTGCCTATTTGTTGATGACGGATCAGGAATATGCAGATGTTTTTACCCCATCTGAACGCAAAGTGAATATCCATCGCCTGGTAGAGGAATTGCATGCTCTTCGGACGAAACTGAGCGATGAAATCCGGGAAGCAGAAGAGCAGGGGAATTTCGAAGCGGCGCAACAACTGGTTGACCTGGAATACGACATTTTGGATCTGGCTGATAAAGCGACAAAAATGTCTCCGGACGATAGTACTGACGACAAATTTCAGATTGAGGATCAAAAGCGCAAAATTGCCCGCAAGGTGGACGAGATCACAAGGGATAAAGTGATTATCAAAATCAAAAATGAGTACTTTGAAACCAAGCGGTATATGGAGTTTGTTATGGAGCACTACAGCCCTTCGGAAGAAGATACCGTTGCCTATAGCGAAATCATACAGGCAGAGAAAAATACGCTGGCAACCAATAGTTCGCTGAAAATACAGGAGTTTATTGAAAAAATACGCAGGCTCAACTGGCGGATTCGCTGGAAAAGCAGCCGTTATGTGAGGGAGTTTTATCAGGATTTAATCTATGGTCGCTATGGTGCATTTACAAGTCAGGATAAAGCGTATGAGATTATGCAAAGGGGACAGGACGCCATCAAGGAAGATAATGACGACAAACTTCGCATTTGCATCAATCAGCTATGCGAATTGCTCCCGCCATCTACGCGAAAATCAGTAAATTTTGGTGGGACAGGGATTGGCTGA
- a CDS encoding prolyl oligopeptidase family serine peptidase, whose product MNHRIILLLPGFLAAFFMAFSQSASLKPLDHSVYDFWQTLDNSQISPSGNYISWEVNPQKGDNWLYLLEVASGRKDSFPRSSQAVFSPEETFFTFRIKPHEDSMRKAKLAKKKDDELPKDSLGIWLMGARSLSKMPQIQSFQVPTESGSWLGYLLKPEKVKAPSDSTQTDSTSTKPPEDKKKKDTWLFISNPVTGDSFSFDSVEEFMVGENGNAIAFTQVFGDSIDSVSVKIFDTATRTDLTIFKNAGRATKPVLDKAGDQFAILVTQDTGEVKVFDLYYLKGKAGLVKIVDQNTPGMEQGWAVSTNGNLKFSPSGERIWLGTAPIPPTPVKDTLTDDEKVRVDIWNWQDMRLQPQQQVELEKDKKKNYTAVWHINSGRLVQLATESVDEVFIQREGDDNVIYGFYRLPYLRQTSWQYPDFKDVYVIDVNSGETQMIVKNRRYATRLSPDGKYLVWYEPSDTQWYASPVAERQDFSLTKGLKVAFYDEKHDTPQPAFPYGIEGFGENQSFVVIKDRYDLWKFDLTGKEKPVNLTGKYGRKNNIRFEYVDTDSENPFLENDYLLLKGVSEEDQSEGFYRLQMSGKYTLEKLISDNASFRNVAMAGSADKLIWTRRTFTDNPDLYVSDSRFSAPQKLTAINPQQKEYRWGRVEPVEWKSPDGKSRKGLLYTPEDLDPTKKYPLLVYFYEVLSDRRYWYFSPSPSRSTINPAYYTSNEYIVFYPDIEYTTGQPGNDAYDAVVSGTEFLVDKYPFIDKTRMGLQGHSWGGYQAAYIITKTNMFRAAMAGAPVSNMTSAYGGIRWESGMSRMFQYEETQSRIGTTLWENPQRYLDNSPLFSAPNIQTPLLMMHNDADGAVPWYQGIELFTALRRLDKPVWMLVYNGEKHNLTKWPNRVDLSIRMQQFFDYYLKDAPIPAWMDSGVPAVEKGVNMGY is encoded by the coding sequence ATGAACCACAGAATCATCTTACTTTTGCCGGGCTTTCTGGCCGCATTTTTTATGGCATTTTCTCAGTCTGCTAGTCTTAAGCCGCTGGATCACAGTGTCTATGATTTCTGGCAGACACTGGACAATTCTCAAATTTCTCCTTCCGGAAACTACATCTCCTGGGAAGTCAACCCCCAAAAAGGAGACAACTGGCTGTATCTGCTGGAAGTAGCGTCAGGTAGAAAAGACTCGTTTCCCCGGAGCTCTCAGGCTGTTTTTTCTCCTGAAGAAACATTTTTCACTTTCCGCATCAAACCTCATGAGGATAGTATGAGAAAAGCCAAACTTGCCAAAAAGAAAGATGATGAATTGCCCAAAGATTCGCTCGGTATTTGGCTGATGGGGGCAAGGTCGCTTTCCAAAATGCCTCAAATTCAATCTTTTCAGGTTCCAACGGAAAGCGGTTCATGGTTGGGGTATCTGCTAAAACCCGAAAAAGTCAAGGCGCCTTCTGACTCCACGCAGACTGACAGTACTTCAACAAAACCACCGGAAGACAAAAAGAAGAAAGATACCTGGTTGTTTATCTCTAACCCTGTAACTGGTGATTCATTTAGTTTTGATTCTGTAGAGGAGTTTATGGTGGGGGAAAACGGTAATGCGATTGCGTTCACTCAGGTGTTTGGGGACTCCATTGATTCAGTTTCTGTAAAAATATTTGACACAGCTACCCGCACAGATCTTACGATCTTTAAAAATGCCGGAAGAGCTACCAAACCTGTTTTGGACAAAGCCGGAGATCAGTTTGCTATTCTTGTTACGCAGGATACTGGTGAAGTCAAAGTATTTGATTTGTACTATTTGAAGGGGAAAGCCGGACTGGTAAAAATCGTTGATCAAAATACCCCTGGTATGGAGCAGGGGTGGGCAGTAAGTACGAATGGGAATCTGAAGTTTTCGCCTTCCGGCGAGCGGATATGGCTGGGTACGGCGCCCATTCCTCCCACTCCGGTAAAAGACACACTCACAGACGATGAAAAAGTGCGGGTTGATATCTGGAACTGGCAGGATATGCGCCTTCAGCCGCAGCAGCAGGTTGAGCTGGAAAAGGATAAGAAAAAAAATTATACTGCCGTATGGCATATAAATTCCGGACGATTGGTCCAATTAGCCACCGAAAGTGTGGATGAAGTATTTATCCAGCGGGAAGGCGATGACAACGTGATTTATGGATTTTACCGGTTGCCGTATCTTCGCCAGACTTCCTGGCAGTATCCTGATTTTAAGGACGTGTATGTGATTGATGTAAATTCGGGTGAGACCCAAATGATCGTAAAAAATCGCAGATACGCGACCCGGCTTTCCCCTGATGGAAAATATCTGGTCTGGTACGAACCCTCCGATACACAGTGGTATGCTTCACCTGTGGCGGAAAGACAAGATTTTTCACTTACCAAAGGGTTGAAAGTGGCCTTTTATGACGAAAAACACGATACCCCACAACCTGCCTTTCCTTACGGAATAGAAGGGTTTGGAGAAAATCAAAGTTTTGTCGTGATCAAAGATCGCTACGACCTCTGGAAGTTTGATCTTACCGGAAAGGAGAAACCCGTCAATCTTACCGGTAAATATGGGCGAAAAAATAATATCAGATTTGAATATGTAGATACTGACAGTGAAAATCCTTTTTTGGAAAATGACTATCTCTTATTGAAAGGGGTTTCTGAAGAAGACCAGTCGGAGGGTTTCTACCGCCTGCAAATGTCAGGAAAATATACCCTCGAAAAACTGATCTCTGACAACGCCAGTTTCCGCAATGTGGCTATGGCGGGTTCTGCCGACAAGCTGATCTGGACCAGACGTACATTTACCGATAATCCCGACTTGTATGTGTCGGATTCCCGATTTTCCGCTCCCCAAAAACTTACCGCAATCAATCCCCAACAAAAGGAATACCGTTGGGGCAGGGTAGAGCCTGTAGAGTGGAAATCTCCCGACGGGAAAAGCCGCAAGGGACTGCTTTATACCCCTGAAGACCTGGATCCGACAAAAAAATATCCCCTGCTGGTCTATTTCTATGAAGTATTGTCTGACCGAAGGTATTGGTATTTTTCTCCTTCACCGAGTCGTTCTACCATCAACCCCGCGTATTATACCAGCAATGAGTATATAGTTTTTTATCCGGATATCGAATATACAACCGGACAACCGGGAAATGATGCATACGATGCGGTGGTAAGTGGTACCGAGTTTCTGGTTGATAAGTATCCATTCATCGACAAAACGCGGATGGGCCTTCAGGGACATAGCTGGGGAGGGTATCAGGCTGCCTATATCATTACCAAAACGAATATGTTCCGGGCGGCAATGGCGGGAGCACCTGTCAGTAATATGACGAGCGCTTATGGCGGAATTCGCTGGGAATCAGGCATGAGCCGAATGTTTCAGTATGAGGAGACGCAGAGCCGTATAGGTACAACATTATGGGAAAATCCTCAGCGATATCTTGATAACAGCCCATTATTTTCTGCCCCGAATATCCAGACCCCCTTGCTGATGATGCACAATGATGCCGACGGCGCTGTGCCGTGGTATCAGGGAATAGAGTTATTTACTGCGTTGAGACGTCTGGATAAACCTGTGTGGATGTTGGTCTATAATGGCGAAAAACATAACCTAACCAAGTGGCCCAACCGGGTAGATTTATCCATTAGGATGCAGCAGTTTTTTGACTATTATCTGAAGGATGCTCCTATACCGGCATGGATGGACTCAGGTGTGCCTGCCGTTGAAAAAGGGGTAAATATGGGGTACTGA